In Camelus dromedarius isolate mCamDro1 chromosome 24, mCamDro1.pat, whole genome shotgun sequence, one genomic interval encodes:
- the PRSS27 gene encoding serine protease 27, translated as MELAHSERHPGCLPLACGRPRMLNRMVGGQDALEGEWPWQVSIQRNGSHFCGGSLITERWVLTAAHCFSNTSETSLYQVLLGARQLVKPGPHAMYARVKRVESNPLYQGMASSADVALVELEAPVTFTDYILPVCVPDPSVVFETGMNCWVTGWGSPSEQERLPNPRILQKLAVPIIDTPKCNLLYSKDAESSFQPKTIKEDMLCAGFAEGKKDACKGDSGGPLVCLVGQSWMQAGVISWGEGCARRNRPGVYIRVTSHHNWIHRIIPKLQFQRARSGGQKRGSRGHQLPSRNLAPCLAAHGILLVLMAPLTFL; from the exons ATGGAACTGGCTCACAGTGAGCGCCACCCTGGCTGTCTTCCCCTAGCCTGTGGGCGTCCTCGGATGCTGAACCGGATGGTAGGCGGGCAGGATGCCTTGGAGGGCGAGTGGCCATGGCAGGTCAGCATTCAGCGAAATGGAAGCCACTTCTGCGGGGGCAGCCTCATCACAGAGCGGTGGGTCCTCACCGCAGCACACTGCTTCTCCAA CACCTCTGAAACATCGCTGTACCAGGTCCTGCTGGGGGCGCGGCAACTAGTGAAGCCGGGGCCACATGCCATGTACGCCAGGGTGAAGCGAGTGGAGAGCAACCCCCTGTACCAGGGCATGGCCTCTAGTGCCGATGTGGCCCTGGTGGAACTGGAGGCGCCCGTGACCTTCACCGATTATATCCTCCCTGTGTGTGTTCCTGACCCATCAGTCGTCTTTGAGACAGGCATGAACTGCTGGGTCACCGGCTGGGGCAGCCCCAGTGAACAAG AGCGCCTACCCAACCCACGGATCCTGCAGAAACTCGCAGTGCCCATCATTGACACGCCCAAGTGCAACCTGCTCTACAGCAAAGACGCCGAGTCCAGCTTCCAGCCAAAAACCATCAAGGAGGACATGCTGTGTGCGGGCTTCGCTGAGGGCAAGAAGGACGCCTGCAAG GGAGACTCAGGGGGCCCCCTGGTGTGCCTTGTGGGCCAGTCGTGGATGCAGGCTGGGGTGATCAGCTGGGGCGAGGGCTGCGCCCGCCGGAACCGCCCAGGCGTCTACATCCGGGTCACCTCCCACCATAATTGGATCCATCGCATCATCCCCAAACTGCAGTTTCAGCGGGCTAGGTCGGGTGGCCAGAAGCGGGGCTCCCGGGGCCATCAGCTCCCCAGTAGGAACTTAGCACCCTGCCTGGCAGCCCATGGTATCCTCCTGGTCCTCATGGCCCCGCTCACCTTCCTCTGA